A window of Gallaecimonas kandeliae genomic DNA:
CAGCAGCACAGCGACCGCCGCGGCGGCGAAATGCAGCGCCACCGCTTCGACAACCAAGGCCACGGCGCCGTCCCCCAACGCCATCATGGCGACCAGTACCAGGATAGAGACCGCCATCAGGACAGGGATCGGGACAGGGACGACCGGCACTGGCGAGGCGGTCATGACCGTTATTACAGCCACCAGCAGCCCCGTTACATCCAGCGTCCTTATCACAGACCCTACCAAGGTCCCCGCTACTGGAACAGCTATCGCCACCATTACTACCTCTACAGCCTGCCAGTCTTGGCGATTTCCTTCGCAGTGGGGGGGGTCACCTATTACAGTGCCTATGACAACTACTACCGCTGGGCGCCGGACTTTGGCTACTACCAACAGGTGGATCCCGACCTTATCTGGGTGCCGGGCACCATAGTGGATCTGCTGCCTGGCCCGGCCGTCGAGGTCTGGGTCGGCAACACCCTCTACCTCCAGGTGGACGGCATCTTCTTCCTGCCCCTGGACGATGGCCGCTACCTGGTGGCCAGGCTGTAAAAAAGGCCCGAAGGGGCCTTTTTCATGACAGCAGCTGGGCGCGCAACGCCTGCCAGTCGGCGGCTATGGTCCTCGACAGGTTGGGCTTTTCCATGGCCCTTGCCAGGGGGCCCGGCAGCGCCAGCTCCATGCCGAGAATGGCGCCTACCGCTTCGGCGAACTTGGCCGGGTGGGCCGTGCAGAGAAAGGCGCCCCTTTCGCCGGACTCAAGCTGGTCGAGCAGGGCCTTGAAGGCCACGGCGCAGTGGGGCTCGCCGAGATAGCCCTGGAGCTGCAACGCCTGCACCGCCGCCCTGGTATCGGCCTCGCTGACGGCGCCGGCCGCCAGCGTCCAGCCCTGGCTGTCCAGGAGCTTTGCCACCCTCGGCCAGTTGTTGGGCCTGGACACGTCCATGGCGTTGGACAGGGTGGCGACGGTGTCACGGGGTTGCCACTGGCCGCCGGCCAGGAAGCGCGGCACCGTATCGTTGCTGTTGGTGGCGGCGACGAAGCGCTTGATGGGCGCCCCCATGGCCTTGGCCATCAGGCCGGCGGTGAGATCCCCGAAGTTGCCGCAGGGCACGCTGACCACCAGATCTGGTTGGCTGAGGGCCAGATCCCAGAAATAGAGGATCTGCGCCAGCAGCCGGCTGATGTTGATGGAGTTGGCCGAGTTGAGGCCGCAGCGGCCTTTGACCTCCTCGTCGTCGAAGGCGGTCTTGACCAAGGCCTGGCACTGGTCGAAATCCCCCTCCACGGCCAGGGTCTCGATGTTGCCCCCCAGGGTGCAAAAGAGCTGCTCCTGGGGCCGGCTTATCTTGCCCTTGGGGTAGAGCACCAGCACCCGTACGCCGGGTTGGTTGTGGAAGGCATGGGCAACGGCGGCGCCTGTGTCCCCCGAAGTGGCGGTGAGTATGGTGATGGGCTGGCCGCTGCCCAGGCGCTTGAGGCACTGGGCCATGAAGCGGGCGCCGAAGTCCTTGAAGGCCAGGGTGGGACCGTGGAAGAGCTCCAGGGCGAAATGGGGCCCCACCGGCACCAGGGGCGCCTCGAAGGGAAAGGCCTCGGCCACCATCTGGGCCAGGGTGCCGTCGCTGAAGGTGCCTTCCACGAAGGGTTTCAAGATGGCCTGGTAGCGCTGGTGGCGGGGCAATACCGACAGCATCCTCGCGTCCAGGTGCGGCAGCCGCTCGGGAAAGAAGAGCCCCTGATCCCGGCCCAGGCCCTGGCGGACCGCCTGGCCGAAGCTGACCTTTTCTTCGGGATGCTTAAGGTTGTAAAAATCCATTGTCACTCCAGCAGACGGGCGCCGCGGTCGTCGACCCGGCAGAGGTGGGCAAAGCCAGCGTTGGGGGAAACCCAGGCCTTGGCGGCGTCGAGGGCAGCCAAGGCGCTGGCCTGATTGTCAAAAAGGGCAAAGAGGCTGGGCCCCGAGCCTGAAAGCCCGGCAGCCAGGGCGCCCCTGGCCATCAGCCTGTCTTTCAGGTCGGCAAAGCCAGGTACCAGGGGGGCGCGGTGCGGCTCTATGATGGGATCCACCATCAGGCTGGCCGCCAGGGCGCCGTCGCCTCTGTGCAGGGCGTCGACGAAGCGGCCGAGCCGGGCCGCCTGGGCGACGGCATCCCCCAAGGGCAGGGCCTTGGGCAGTATGGCGCGCATGGCCTTGGTTTCCAGGCGGATGCCGGGGTAGGCCAGCAGCCAGATCCAGCCCGGCGGCACCGGCAGCTTGGCATCGTGCAGGCAAAGGCCCCCTTGCAGGCAGGGCAGCAGGTTGTCCCAGTGCACGCCGCCGGAAAGCTCACCCTCCAGCTCCGCCATCAGCCGTTTCTCCCCCTCGGCGTCCAGAGGCTTGCCGAAGTGGGCGTTGATGGCCAGCACGGCGGCCACCACGCTGGCGGCCGAAGAGCCGATCCCCGAGCCCACCGGCATGCCCTTGTCCAGATGCAAAGCCACGGGCTCATCGATGCCGGTCAGCTCGCGAAAGCGCGTTAGTGCCTTTTCCACTATGTTGGTGCCCTTGAGTTCATGGGCATAGGGGCCTGTGACGCTCAGGCTGTCCTGGCCGGCCTTGGCTATCGCCAAGTGGTCGCCGAGGGCCGGACCTTCCAGGGGCTGGAGGGCCACCCCCAGGCTGTCGAAGCCGACATTGAGGTTGGCGGACGTGGCAGGGGCAAAATAGCGCAGCATCAGGCCTCCCTCCGGTCATGGCGGGCCAGGTGGCGGCCCAGATCCCTAACAAAGCACATCATCATTACACCTCGCGCATCCAATTGAGGGTCCTCAGGATATCGGCAAAGATACCGGCGGCAGTGACATTGGCGCCGGCGCCGTAGCCCCGCAGCAGCAACGGCACCGGGCTGTAGTAGCGGGTCAGGAAGGCGAGCGCGTTCTCGCCGTCCCGCACGGCGCGCAAGGGATGGCTGTCCTCGACGGCCTTGAGGCCGACCCGGCCCCGGCCCTTT
This region includes:
- the thrC gene encoding threonine synthase, whose protein sequence is MDFYNLKHPEEKVSFGQAVRQGLGRDQGLFFPERLPHLDARMLSVLPRHQRYQAILKPFVEGTFSDGTLAQMVAEAFPFEAPLVPVGPHFALELFHGPTLAFKDFGARFMAQCLKRLGSGQPITILTATSGDTGAAVAHAFHNQPGVRVLVLYPKGKISRPQEQLFCTLGGNIETLAVEGDFDQCQALVKTAFDDEEVKGRCGLNSANSINISRLLAQILYFWDLALSQPDLVVSVPCGNFGDLTAGLMAKAMGAPIKRFVAATNSNDTVPRFLAGGQWQPRDTVATLSNAMDVSRPNNWPRVAKLLDSQGWTLAAGAVSEADTRAAVQALQLQGYLGEPHCAVAFKALLDQLESGERGAFLCTAHPAKFAEAVGAILGMELALPGPLARAMEKPNLSRTIAADWQALRAQLLS
- the thrB gene encoding homoserine kinase, with translation MLRYFAPATSANLNVGFDSLGVALQPLEGPALGDHLAIAKAGQDSLSVTGPYAHELKGTNIVEKALTRFRELTGIDEPVALHLDKGMPVGSGIGSSAASVVAAVLAINAHFGKPLDAEGEKRLMAELEGELSGGVHWDNLLPCLQGGLCLHDAKLPVPPGWIWLLAYPGIRLETKAMRAILPKALPLGDAVAQAARLGRFVDALHRGDGALAASLMVDPIIEPHRAPLVPGFADLKDRLMARGALAAGLSGSGPSLFALFDNQASALAALDAAKAWVSPNAGFAHLCRVDDRGARLLE